In Mangrovivirga cuniculi, the following proteins share a genomic window:
- a CDS encoding NAD(P)-dependent alcohol dehydrogenase, with product MKTDNNLNKSRRNFLQKSALTGAVMLSNPYEIFSGERLSMGSLLNLQAGQNVKTRGYAAKDESGKLSPWEFERRPVGDDDVLIDVKYASICHSDIHQLKGHWGEQQYPQVPGHEIVGVVAAVGKNVTKFKVGDRAGVGCMVDSCMECDHCKHGEEHYCENGETLFTYGYPDKNSPTGISQGGYSDKIVVRDHFAVHIPENISFQEAAPLLCAGITTYSPLIRADFNIGDKVGVAGIGGLGHMAIKLAVAKGAEVYAFTTSPDKVDDIKAFGAKEVIVVDSLEKLQPYRGKMDYMISTIPYAYEMSSYADCVKPYGFFTQVGVPVGGEYTINNFNMMFNRVNYNTSLIGGIPETQEVIYFCADNGIKPQIEIIKAEQVNHAWEKVVSKDARYRFVIDASTF from the coding sequence ATGAAAACAGATAATAATTTAAATAAGTCGCGAAGAAATTTTCTTCAAAAGTCCGCATTAACCGGAGCTGTGATGTTATCAAATCCCTATGAGATTTTTTCTGGTGAAAGGTTGTCAATGGGTTCACTATTAAATCTTCAAGCAGGTCAGAATGTGAAAACCAGGGGATATGCAGCTAAAGATGAATCAGGAAAACTCAGCCCTTGGGAGTTTGAACGTCGTCCGGTTGGAGATGATGATGTTTTAATTGATGTAAAATATGCAAGTATTTGTCATTCAGATATTCACCAATTGAAAGGTCATTGGGGTGAACAGCAATACCCACAAGTCCCGGGTCATGAAATCGTTGGAGTGGTGGCAGCCGTGGGTAAAAATGTTACTAAATTTAAAGTAGGAGACCGGGCTGGTGTTGGATGTATGGTCGATAGTTGCATGGAATGTGATCATTGTAAGCACGGTGAAGAACATTACTGTGAAAATGGAGAAACCCTCTTTACCTATGGTTATCCGGATAAAAATTCACCAACTGGCATTTCACAAGGTGGTTATTCGGATAAAATAGTGGTAAGAGATCATTTTGCAGTTCATATTCCAGAAAATATTAGCTTCCAGGAAGCGGCGCCTTTATTATGTGCCGGGATTACTACCTATTCTCCTTTAATTAGAGCTGATTTTAACATAGGTGATAAAGTAGGTGTAGCCGGAATTGGTGGACTTGGTCATATGGCTATAAAGCTTGCCGTAGCAAAAGGAGCTGAAGTTTATGCTTTTACTACCTCTCCTGATAAAGTTGATGATATAAAAGCATTTGGTGCTAAAGAAGTTATTGTAGTCGATTCTCTTGAAAAATTACAACCTTACAGAGGTAAAATGGATTATATGATTTCGACTATTCCATATGCTTATGAAATGTCTTCTTATGCAGATTGTGTTAAACCTTATGGCTTCTTTACCCAGGTAGGAGTTCCAGTTGGGGGTGAATATACCATCAATAATTTTAATATGATGTTTAACAGAGTCAATTATAATACATCGCTTATTGGAGGGATACCCGAAACACAAGAGGTAATATATTTCTGTGCTGATAACGGAATAAAACCACAGATAGAAATCATAAAGGCGGAACAGGTAAATCATGCCTGGGAAAAAGTAGTTAGCAAAGACGCCAGATACAGATTTGTAATTGATGCGTCAACATTTTAA
- a CDS encoding cupin domain-containing protein encodes MKKLIIVFTFLLFFIVGCGKQNSETTNEAEEENMDHSEPIFPKGEKGSSEYFTGNAYNYGLVSIDSVYTTLVGNVYFEPGARSNWHTHPGGQILIITDGEGYHQIEGEPIQVMKRGDVVKCPPNTKHWHGASPESSLQQMYIVPNTEKGIVNWMEPVTDEVYTNVN; translated from the coding sequence ATGAAGAAGTTGATAATCGTATTTACATTCTTGTTATTCTTCATTGTCGGATGTGGAAAGCAAAATTCCGAAACAACAAATGAAGCAGAGGAAGAAAATATGGATCATTCCGAACCCATTTTTCCGAAGGGTGAAAAAGGATCTTCAGAATACTTTACAGGTAATGCCTATAATTATGGCCTTGTTTCAATTGATTCTGTTTATACCACACTAGTAGGAAATGTGTATTTTGAACCCGGAGCAAGAAGTAATTGGCATACTCATCCAGGAGGACAGATTTTAATAATTACTGATGGAGAAGGATATCACCAGATCGAAGGTGAGCCTATCCAGGTAATGAAAAGGGGAGACGTTGTTAAATGTCCACCAAATACAAAGCATTGGCATGGAGCCAGTCCGGAAAGCAGTCTACAGCAAATGTATATTGTTCCTAATACTGAAAAGGGAATTGTCAATTGGATGGAGCCTGTAACAGATGAGGTTTATACCAATGTCAATTAA